The following proteins come from a genomic window of Kwoniella bestiolae CBS 10118 chromosome 3, complete sequence:
- a CDS encoding GDP-mannose 4,6-dehydratase, whose protein sequence is MSTIPASGRQPLPTWPPIHHPQEEDEGGYNSESSSSGSSNRLFTPGMSNASSSSTSSSPVYAMKQPLPQTHGLGFDMNKLSINTDFSAEREAIDEEDYECPLQSRRKDLNGSGNGNISSTTITENPSLPLPISDFQTDNLLSAPQPIHHNHASTNQNNPHILRYHDESVAPLTQHHLNQRCSTPIYNDPSPFFGFGMGHGYDQVSWARRKVAFVTGITGQDGSYLTELLLSKGYTVHGLIRRSSSFNTSRLQHLWRDQHSLPKPSTANKLFLHYGDLTDSANLVSLIARTQPSEVYNLAAQSHVKVSFEMAEYTGDVDGLGTLRLLEAIRTCGLEKLTKFYQASTSELYGKVKSTPQNEDTPFHPRSPYGVAKLYAYWMTVNYREAYGMFASNGILFNHESPRRGRTFVSRKITRAVAEIYLGKQDCMWMGNLDAKRDWGHAKDYVEGMWRMLQHDKPDDFVLATGQTHTVRHLITLAFSCLSIPLKWSGEGIHEHAIRLDVSPPTVVVRIDPRYFRPAEVDLLLGDATKAEDELGWKRYWDFEMLVRDMVESDVRSAKGLVEDHN, encoded by the exons ATGTCCACAATCCCAGCAAGTGGCCGACAACCTCTACCAACCTGGCCTCCCATTCACCACCctcaagaggaagacgaagggGGGTACAACTCCGAGTCCAGCTCAAGCGGATCATCAAACCGCCTATTCACGCCGGGCATGTCGAAcgcctcatcctcctcgaccagcTCTTCTCCAGTCTACGCCATGAAGCAGCCTCTGCCCCAAACTCACGGATTGGGTTTCGACATGAACAAATTGAGTATCAACACCGATTTTTCAGCAGAAAGAGAAGCaatagatgaagaggactACGAATGTCCACTACAATCTAGGCGGAAAGACCTGAATGGAAGTGGTAATGGAAATATCAGTTCCACAACTATAACGGAAAatccatccctcccactGCCAATAAGCGATTTCCAGACGGACAACCTTCTATCAGCCCCTCAGCCTATCCATCATAATCATGCCAGTACGAACCAGAATAACCCCCATATATTACGGTACCACGATGAATCGGTCGCTCCCCTGACGCAACATCACTTGAACCAACGGTGCTCTACGCCGATATATAACGATCCGTCCCCGTTTTTCGGATTTGGGATGGGACATGGGTATGATCAGGTCAGCtgggcgaggaggaaggtagcGTTCGTTACTGGGATAACAGGGCAGG ACGGATCATACCTTACTGAAT TACTCCTCTCAAAGGGATATACCGTACACGGTCTGATCCGtcgatcctcttcattcaacACATCTCGACTACAGCACCTCTGGCGAGATCAGCATTCATTGCCAAAACCAAGTACTGCCAATAAGCTGTTCCTGCATTACGGTGATTTAACGGATTCGGCGAATCTGGTCAGTCTTATAGCCAGGACCCA ACCCTCGGAGGTGTATAATCTGGCTGCACAGAGTCATGTGAAGGTGTCGTTCGAGATGGCCGAATATACC GGAGACGTCGATGGATTAGGAACATTGCGATTACTAGAAGCCATCCGAACCTGTGGCC TCGAAAAACTCACCAAATTCTACCAAGCATCCACCTCGGAGCTATACGGTAAAGTAAAATCGACACCCCAGAACGAAGATACGCCGTTCCATCCGAGATCGCCATATGGAGTAGCGAAATTGTATGCCTATTGGATGACGGTAAATTATAGAGAGGCGTATGGGATGTTTGCGAGCAA CGGTATACTGTTCAACCATGAATCACCACGCCGAGGACGTACATTCGTATCTCGAAAGATCACACGAGCAGTCGCGGAGATATATCTCGGTAAACAGGATTGCATGTGGATGGGTAATCTGGATGCGAAGCGGGATTGGGGGCATG CCAAAGACTACGTAGAAGGCATGTGGAGGATGTTACAACA TGATAAACCAGATGATTTCGTCTTAGCGAC CGGCCAAACCCACACCGTCCGTCATCTAATAACCCTAGCTTTCTCCTGTCTatccatccccctcaaaTGGTCAGGCGAGGGTATCCACGAACACGCCATTCGTCTTGACGTCTCCCCTCCAACAGTGGTAGTACGTATAGATCCGAGGTACTTCCGTCCAGCCGAGGTAGATTTGCTCCTCGGCGATGCGACCAAAGCGGAGGATGAActggggtggaagaggtattgGGACTTTGAAATGCTCGTTAGGGATATGGTGGAGAGTGACGTTAGGTCTGCCAAGGGTTTGGTGGAGGATCATAATTAG
- a CDS encoding iron sulfur cluster assembly protein 2, mitochondrial produces the protein MMRNAILRSTATAVASSSARPAIRFASRPILANAQTQMGMNVQRGQRRMYHEKVIDHYENPRNVGKLPKGDQDVGTGLVGAPACGDVMKLQIRVGEDGVISEVKFKTFGCGSAIASSSYMTERVKGMTLEQAGAVKNTEIAKELSLPPVKLHCSLLAEDAIKSAIKDYQTKRAKRLSTATTPPPTMGTSPSAATA, from the exons ATGATGCGAAACGCCATCCTTCGATCGACCGCTACTGCCGtagcttcctcttcagccAGACCTGCGATCCGATTCGCCTCTAGGCCGATCTTGGCCAATGCTCAAACGCAAATGGGGATGAACGTCCAAAGAGGTCAGAGGAGGATGTACCATGAGAAGGTCATTGATCATTATGAGAATCCTAGGAAT GTCGGTAAACTCCCCAAAGGTGATCAAGACGTCGGTACCGGTCTCGTAGGAGCTCCAGCCTgtggaga TGTCATGAAGCTTCAAATCCGAGTAGGAGAAGACGGTGTCATTTCCGAAGTCAAATTCAAGACATTCGGCTGTGGATCCGCCATCGCCTCGTCATCATACATGACTGAACGAGTCAAGGGAATGACCCTCGAACAAGCTGGTGCGGTCAAGAACACCGAGATCGCCAAGGAGTTATCATTACCTCCTGTCAAAC TCCACTGCTCCCTCCTTGCTGAAGATGCTATCAAGTCAGCGATCAAGGATTATCAAACCAAGCGAGCTAAGCGACTCTCCACTGCCACT ACCCCACCTCCCACCATGGGAACCTCACCTTCGGCAGCTACCGCATAA
- a CDS encoding translation initiation factor SUI1 has product MSTTASTKVDATTKKSKAPVSSGVENLGPAFDPFAPVDDTPSVEKTVGSKNDKIHIRLQQRNGRKTLTTVQGIPKKFDHSKILKAMKKEFACNGTVVKPEEAGEDDSPAPVGAKPNLGDVLQLQGDQRVAVRQFLVDAGIVTSKEAKDLIVV; this is encoded by the exons ATGAGCACTACAG CTTCAACCAAAGTGGACGCCACTACCAAGAAATCAAAGGCCCCAGTATCGTCTGGGGTCGAAAACTTAGGTCCTGCATTTG ACCCCTTCGCCCCAGTTGACGATACTCCCTCTGTCGAAAAGACCGTAGGAAGCAAGAACGACAAGATCCATATTC GATTACAACAACGAAATGGACGAAAAACCCTGACCACCGTGCAAGGGATCCCTAAGAAATTCGATCACTCCAAGATCCTAAAGGCTATGAAAAAGGAGTTCGCATGCAATGGAACGGTAGTCAAACCTGAGGAAGCCGGGGAGGACGACTCGCCCGCTCCCGTCGGTGCTAAGCCCAACTTGGGTGATGTCCTGCAATTGCAAGGTGATCAACGAGTTGCCGTTAGGCAGTTCTTGGTCGATGCGGGGATCGTTACTAGCAAGGAAGCTAAGGATCTGATCGTTGTGTGA